A stretch of Pelecanus crispus isolate bPelCri1 chromosome 3, bPelCri1.pri, whole genome shotgun sequence DNA encodes these proteins:
- the LOC104025121 gene encoding transmembrane protein 121 codes for MVPPPPVSKPHVCLSTVLIMTSLVLMDAYLVEQSQGSRKLGICVMVAVGDVCFLLVLRYVAIWVGAEVKTAKRGYAMILWFLYVFVLEIKVYFVYQNYKADRKSLDLIARKALTLLLSICIPALYVLLVATEHMEYVRTFKKKEDLRNRLFWVVVDMLDVLDIQANLWEPQKKGLPLWAEGIMFFYCYILLLVLPCVSLCEISMQGIGIMPHRMMLYPMLSMLTVNITTIFIRGSNMVFFRDARVSSIFMGKNMLAIGLKVCMFVQYQRHQHHSTQAQPSPGLHKSRDQPACPEELAQDNT; via the coding sequence ATGGTTCCCCCACCACCTGTCAGCAAGCCCCATGTGTGCCTTTCCACTGTGCTCATCATGACCAGCCTTGTCCTCATGGATGCCTACCTGgtggagcagagccagggctcCAGGAAGCTGGGCATCTGTGTCATGGTGGCAGTGGGTGATGTGTGCTTCTTGCTGGTGCTCCGCTACGTGGCCATCTGGGTCGGGGCAGAGGTAAAGACAGCTAAGCGGGGCTACGCCATGATCCTCTGGTTCCTGTACGTCTTCGTTCTGGAGATCAAAGTCTACTTTGTATACCAGAACTATAAAGCTGACCGGAAAAGCCTGGATCTCATAGCCCGCAAAGCGCTGACCTTGCTGCTCTCCATCTGCATCCCAGCCCTCTACGTGTTGTTGGTGGCGACGGAGCACATGGAGTACGTCAGGACGtttaagaagaaagaagatcTCCGCAACCGCCTCTTCTGGGTCGTTGTGGACATGCTGGACGTGCTGGACATCCAGGCCAACCTGTGGGAGCCCCAGAAGAAGGGGCTGCCGCTCTGGGCTGAGGGCATCATGTTCTTTTACTGCTACATCTTGCTCCTGGTCCTCCCTTGCGTGTCCCTCTGTGAGATCAGCATGCAAGGAATCGGCATCATGCCACACCGGATGATGCTGTACCCCATGCTGAGCATGCTCACTGTCAACATCACCACCATCTTCATCCGAGGCAGCAACATGGTCTTCTTCAGGGACGCCCGGGTCTCCAGCATCTTCATGGGCAAGAACATGCTGGCCATTGGGCTGAAGGTCTGTATGTTTGTGCAGTACCAGCGGCACCAGCACCACAGCACCCAggcccagccctccccaggacTGCACAAGTCCCGGGACCAGCCTGCCTGCCCTGAGGAGTTGGCCCAGGACAACACGTGA